A region from the Toxotes jaculatrix isolate fToxJac2 chromosome 2, fToxJac2.pri, whole genome shotgun sequence genome encodes:
- the LOC121190007 gene encoding dystroglycan-like has translation MWPPQLFIDICWAAQRPIAMHYKRRDMSCGDAGRRRLLSCRTIPLVIGLLVTMAQGTVPEQQEKLVEMISVELEASMQSSVLSELQAAASSVGEGPPTDIPDSSIKNGGVHTGIPDSSAIVGQVFQLKVPPGPANASCDVHLTEMGKETLPPWLYWDKESCILRGLALEQDKGVYHILVSGQEIIEKTGSQVFPSTVFSIEVYPEERADTEPALLTLQSDVSGLQPFTCGSEEPVTVLTVILDADLTKMAAEQRANLLGIMRKFSHVPLEHMRVVPVVNNRLFDMSAFMAGPGNAKKVVENGALLSWKLGCALDQGSIPDISSVQSSAKDGTMSARLGYPVVGWHIVNKKPHGVKRVRRQLNNTPTPVPSLLPPTTHPEPPVRVVPTPTSPSIAPATDNSATPVRGPLPLPVKPTMRVRDQIAHTPVFGPPQPTRVLGTTSTIPIQPTMTRPIFVEATAVPTPPSTTKRPKPSTTKKPKKTKSSTPAPREPKSTTPKPPRRTTPLSLAPDSNQNPEIRNPIDEVNAWVGTYFEVKIPPDTFFDREDGTTDKLRLTLKKTPKEAVSETSWIQFNSTIQLLYGLPEEQHEGKHEYFMLATDKGGRSIMDAFEVRVNRWSTHDKPSVVFAARFHGDPKTLSNDVHKKILLTKKLAYALGDRNSSTVTLRSITRGSIVVEWTNNSLQQNPCPKDQITVLSNRIAEPQGTPKLAFVKAMEPEFKPINISIRGTNKCHSYTFIPPGEVPLPVLPTATPSPGTGRRSSDDVYLHTVIPAVVVAALLLIAGIIAMVCYRKKRKGKMTIEEQATFIKKGVPIIFADELDDSKSPPSSSIPLILQEEKPPLPPPEYPNMAGPHSTLLNQDLLEEYSVYQDDDPNAPPYQPPPPFTVPIEGKGSRPKNMTSYRSPPPYVPP, from the exons ATGTGGCCTCCTCAGTTGTTCATAGACATCTGTTGGGCAGCCCAAAGGCCTATTGCTATGCACTATAAAAGGAGAGACATGAGCTGTGGGGATGCTGGGAGGCGCAGGCTTCTTTCGTGCAGGACTATCCCTCTGGTAATAGGGCTTCTGGTGACCATGGCCCAGGGCACTGTGCCAGAGCAGCAAGAGAAACTGGTGGAGATGATATCTGTGGAGCTAGAGGCTTCCATGCAGTCCTCTGTGCTCTCTGAACTCCAGGCTGCTGCATCTTCAGTTGGCGAAGGACCGCCTACAGATATCCCAGATTCCTCTATAAAGAATGGGGGAGTGCACACCGGCATACCTGACTCCTCTGCAATCGTGGGCCAGGTGTTCCAGTTGAAGGTTCCACCAGGGCCTGCCAATGCTAGCTGTGATGTCCAT CTCACTGAGATGGGAAAGGAGACTTTACCCCCCTGGTTATACTGGGACAAAGAAAGCTGCATTCTGAGAGGCTTGGCCCTGGAGCAGGATAAAGGTGTGTATCATATCTTGGTGTCTGGACAGGAGATAATTGAGAAGACTGGCAGCCAAGTGTTCCCCAGTACAGTCTTCTCTATTGAAGTATACCCAGAAGAAAGGGCAGACACTGAACCAGCCCTGCTCactctacagtctgatgtcagtgGCCTCCAGCCTTTCACCTGTGGCTCTGAGGAGCCTGTCACTGTTCTCACAGTCATCTTGGATGCTGACTTGACAAAGATGGCTGCTGAACAGAGGGCTAACTTACTGGGCATTATGAGAAAGTTCTCACATGTGCCCCTGGAGCACATGAGGGTGGTCCCTGTTGTCAACAACCGCTTATTTGACATGTCTGCTTTCATGGCTGGACCAGGGAATGCTAAGAAGGTGGTGGAGAATGGGGCTCTGCTGTCATGGAAACTTGGATGCGCCCTTGACCAGGGCAGCATTCCTGATATTAGCAGCGTCCAATCCTCAGCAAAGGATGGGACCATGTCAGCCAGGCTGGGTTACCCAGTGGTTGGCTGGCACATTGTAAACAAAAAGCCTCATGGGGTCAAACGGGTAAGAAGGCAGTTGAACAATACTCCCACTCCGGTGCCCTCCCTGCTTCCTCCGACTACCCACCCAGAGCCCCCTGTACGTGTTGTTCCCACCCCAACTTCGCCTTCTATTGCCCCAGCAACAGACAACTCTGCTACCCCTGTCCGAGGTCCTTTGCCTCTTCCAGTGAAGCCCACAATGAGGGTCAGAGATCAGATCGCCCACACACCTGTTTTTGGGCCGCCTCAGCCCACAAGAGTATTGGGAACGACAAGCACCATTCCTATCCAGCCGACCATGACCCGGCCGATATTTGTAGAGGCCACTGCTGTGCCAACACCACCAAGCACCACCAAAAGACCCAAACCCTCTACCACAAAGAAACCCAAGAAAACCAAATCTTCCACTCCAGCACCCCGGGAACCCAAGTCCACCACACCTAAACCGCCCAGACGTACCACTCCTCTCTCTTTGGCTCCAGATTCGAATCAAAACCCAGAGATCCGCAACCCCATTGATGAGGTGAATGCCTGGGTTGGCACATACTTTGAGGTTAAGATCCCTCCTGATACATTCTTTGACAGGGAGGACGGTACTACTGATAAGCTACGTTTGACTTTGAAGAAGACCCCCAAAGAAGCAGTGAGTGAAACATCTTGGATCCAGTTCAACAGCACTATCCAACTTTTGTACGGCCTTCCTGAGGAGCAGCATGAGGGGAAACATGAGTACTTCATGCTGGCCACCGATAAGGGTGGGAGGAGCATCATGGATGCTTTTGAGGTACGAGTCAATCGTTGGTCTACTCATGACAAACCATCAGTTGTGTTTGCTGCTCGTTTCCATGGTGACCCCAAAACTTTGAGCAATGATGTCCATAAAAAGATTCTTTTGACCAAAAAGTTGGCTTATGCCCTTGGTGATcgcaacagcagcacagtgaccCTGAGAAGCATCACCAGGGGCTCCATTGTGGTTGAATGGACCAATAACAGTCTCCAGCAGAATCCTTGTCCAAAGGACCAAATCACAGTTCTCAGCAACAGGATTGCTGAACCACAAGGGACACCTAAACTGGCCTTCGTCAAAGCCATGGAACCAGAATTCAAACCCATTAACATCTCCATTCGTGGTACAAATAAATGTCACAGCTACACGTTTATCCCACCAGGAGAGGTGCCATTGCCTGTTCTTCCTACAGCCACACCTTCACCTGGGACAGGTCGTAGGAGCAGCGATGATGTTTACCTGCACACTGTTATTCCTGCTGTAGTGGTAGCAGCCCTGCTGCTCATAGCTGGGATCATTGCTATGGTCTGCTATCGCAAGAAACGCAAAGGGAAGATGACCATAGAGGAACAGGCCACTTTCATCAAGAAAGGAGTCCCCATTATATTTGCAGATGAGTTAGATGATTCCAAGTCACCTCCATCCTCCAGCATCCCTCTGATCCTTCAGGAGGAAAAGCCCCCACTCCCACCCCCAGAGTACCCTAACATGGCTGGTCCCCACAGCACCCTGCTTAACCAGGATCTGCTGGAGGAGTATTCTGTTTATCAAGATGATGATCCTAACGCCCCTCCTTACCAGCCCCCACCACCATTTACTGTCCCCATAGAGGGCAAAGGTTCTCGCCCCAAGAACATGACCTCATACAGGTCACCACCTCCCTATGTGCCTCCCTAA